A single window of Ananas comosus cultivar F153 linkage group 24, ASM154086v1, whole genome shotgun sequence DNA harbors:
- the LOC109728616 gene encoding uncharacterized protein LOC109728616 isoform X3, protein MESGSQVASSRYSNLRKSFQLAIRSLLTAFSKEDVDRAFSGFSDAERDSLYHMFVHVVKSLHTNIEEEFDSICRETEVETILDRVDQLIEEQNLDVLSAENRTNIGDVKEKISRVKKEEIHYLANLIEKAEERNNAMRARIELLKKRQDLSATKDAVEKLRSWNSDCEMHDCS, encoded by the exons ATGGAATCGGGGTCGCAGGTCGCGAGCTCGAGGTATTCGAACCTCAGGAAGTCGTTTCAGCTCGCGATCCGTTCCTTGCTCACCGCGTTCTCCAAGGAG GATGTCGATAGAGCATTTTCGGGATTTAGCGATGCTGAGAGAGATAGTCTATATCACATGTTTGTTCAT GTCGTCAAATCTTTGCATACAAATATAGAG GAGGAGTTTGACTCCATCTGTCGAGAAACAGAG gTCGAAACCATACTTGACAGAGTGGATCAACTTATTGAAGAGCAAAATCTTGATGTACTATCTGCAGAGAA TAGGACTAACATCGGAGATGTCAAAGAGAAGATCTCAAGAGTGAAGAAGGAAGAAATCCATTACCTTGCGAACCTGATAGAAAAG GCTGAGGAGAGAAACAACGCGATGAGAGCTCGCATCGAACTCCTGAAGAAGCGGCAGGACTTGTCGGCAACAAAAGACGCCGTCGAGAAG TTGCGTAGCTGGAACTCCGACTGTGAAATGCATGACTGTAGCTGA
- the LOC109728616 gene encoding uncharacterized protein LOC109728616 isoform X2 has protein sequence MESGSQVASSRYSNLRKSFQLAIRSLLTAFSKEDVDRAFSGFSDAERDSLYHMFVHVVKSLHTNIEEEFDSICRETEVETILDRVDQLIEEQNLDVLSAEKTNIGDVKEKISRVKKEEIHYLANLIEKAEERNNAMRARIELLKKRQDLSATKDAVEKVLLQYPSFEQQMCRVILP, from the exons ATGGAATCGGGGTCGCAGGTCGCGAGCTCGAGGTATTCGAACCTCAGGAAGTCGTTTCAGCTCGCGATCCGTTCCTTGCTCACCGCGTTCTCCAAGGAG GATGTCGATAGAGCATTTTCGGGATTTAGCGATGCTGAGAGAGATAGTCTATATCACATGTTTGTTCAT GTCGTCAAATCTTTGCATACAAATATAGAG GAGGAGTTTGACTCCATCTGTCGAGAAACAGAG gTCGAAACCATACTTGACAGAGTGGATCAACTTATTGAAGAGCAAAATCTTGATGTACTATCTGCAGAGAA GACTAACATCGGAGATGTCAAAGAGAAGATCTCAAGAGTGAAGAAGGAAGAAATCCATTACCTTGCGAACCTGATAGAAAAG GCTGAGGAGAGAAACAACGCGATGAGAGCTCGCATCGAACTCCTGAAGAAGCGGCAGGACTTGTCGGCAACAAAAGACGCCGTCGAGAAGGTGCTCTTACAATATCCGTCTTTTGAGCAGCAAATGTGTCGTGTTATCCTGCCCTaa
- the LOC109728616 gene encoding uncharacterized protein LOC109728616 isoform X1, with product MESGSQVASSRYSNLRKSFQLAIRSLLTAFSKEDVDRAFSGFSDAERDSLYHMFVHVVKSLHTNIEEEFDSICRETEVETILDRVDQLIEEQNLDVLSAENRTNIGDVKEKISRVKKEEIHYLANLIEKAEERNNAMRARIELLKKRQDLSATKDAVEKVLLQYPSFEQQMCRVILP from the exons ATGGAATCGGGGTCGCAGGTCGCGAGCTCGAGGTATTCGAACCTCAGGAAGTCGTTTCAGCTCGCGATCCGTTCCTTGCTCACCGCGTTCTCCAAGGAG GATGTCGATAGAGCATTTTCGGGATTTAGCGATGCTGAGAGAGATAGTCTATATCACATGTTTGTTCAT GTCGTCAAATCTTTGCATACAAATATAGAG GAGGAGTTTGACTCCATCTGTCGAGAAACAGAG gTCGAAACCATACTTGACAGAGTGGATCAACTTATTGAAGAGCAAAATCTTGATGTACTATCTGCAGAGAA TAGGACTAACATCGGAGATGTCAAAGAGAAGATCTCAAGAGTGAAGAAGGAAGAAATCCATTACCTTGCGAACCTGATAGAAAAG GCTGAGGAGAGAAACAACGCGATGAGAGCTCGCATCGAACTCCTGAAGAAGCGGCAGGACTTGTCGGCAACAAAAGACGCCGTCGAGAAGGTGCTCTTACAATATCCGTCTTTTGAGCAGCAAATGTGTCGTGTTATCCTGCCCTaa
- the LOC109728548 gene encoding uncharacterized protein LOC109728548 → MAAKYIIGALGASIGIAYISDVLIADKKIFGGTTPHTVAEKEWWEATDKKFQAWPRTAGPPVVMNPISRQNFIVKSAES, encoded by the exons ATGGCTGCGAAGTATATCATTGGAGCGCTTGGTGCATCCATTGGGATTGCGTACATATCTGATGTATTAATTGCCGACAAAAAGATATTTGGAG GTACTACCCCGCACACTGTCGCTGAGAAGGAATGGTGGGAAGCGACTGATAAGAAGTTCCAGGCGTGGCCTCGCACCGCCGGGCCGCCTGTTGTCATGAACCCGATCAGCCGCCAAAACTTCATCGTCAAATCCGCGGAATCTTAA
- the LOC109728757 gene encoding uncharacterized protein LOC109728757, which yields MANEIGENGNNIVDLNLYLANPTLPRRISRDLGSDLALGSLMLPSLFSEEAREPTSNSIALRPSILDAPYSPSNSLFAPDQLPADPTAVFEDNSNLSSHDPNGSSFDAGRESVLQIDSSFPPPPPPPPPPPPPPPTPPLVVGVRPTVVEMPFDPTTPLGGVADEPIAPSGNPPLPFLPSCPPTSRIPQLDDASSSIGPILLIPVTDLVGPGDRASSIQQLQEYPQLRFQRLIEVRHRLGVRRVGPSSDPPHDSDQRFESGAHSLTSPERLMHDIVQSQRTLESLKKRKLGAEGKEAADTDKNKEEECECGANFECNICFEVAKEPVVTPCGHLFCWPCLYQWLHAHSEHSECPVCKGEVLEVNVTPIYGRGGSDAGVEKKCEESWGSGIKIPPRPHAHRIESLRQHLQRPVSRRLAESTTISWRRIIDDEMQIGAHLEGRSRSPRVLGRFDAVHPSVLTRLRPRRTQREEGSNSVSPPNNSSGHANGGGSGQAEAILPSATMYNNNNNNNNTGMFRRLPSPYIYQPSTSSTMAFIEGNVASTDDSTERTGEGSSRFVRSRGGNSPSVPLDVDDAELHTRRRRRLY from the coding sequence ATGGCCAATGAGATTGGAGAGAACGGGAACAACATAGTTGATCTGAATCTCTACCTGGCTAATCCTACTTTGCCCCGGCGGATAAGCCGAGACCTAGGGTCCGATCTCGCCCTAGGTTCTTTAATGTTGCCATCTTTGTTTTCTGAGGAAGCTCGCGAGCCCACGAGCAATTCGATTGCCTTGCGGCCGTCTATTTTGGATGCGCCGTACTCCCCTTCGAATTCCCTGTTCGCGCCCGACCAATTGCCCGCAGATCCCACCGCTGTATTCGAAGATAATAGTAATTTGTCCTCTCACGATCCGAACGGCTCTTCTTTTGATGCCGGTCGAGAAAGTGTTCTGCAAATTGATTCTTCAtttcctccgccaccgccaccgccaccgccaccgccgccgccgccgcctactCCTCCTTTAGTTGTTGGTGTCCGACCGACTGTGGTGGAGATGCCTTTTGACCCAACAACCCCTCTTGGTGGAGTGGCTGATGAACCCATCGCGCCAAGTGGTAACCCTCCCTTGCCGTTTTTACCATCGTGTCCCCCTACCTCGAGAATCCCACAATTAGATGATGCATCATCCTCAATCGGCCCGATCTTGCTGATCCCCGTGACTGATCTTGTGGGCCCGGGGGATCGCGCGTCTTCTATACAACAGCTCCAGGAATACCCACAGCTTCGTTTTCAAAGGTTGATTGAAGTGAGGCATCGGCTGGGAGTTCGCAGAGTGGGACCGTCATCTGACCCCCCACATGATAGTGATCAAAGGTTTGAGTCTGGGGCGCATTCTTTGACTAGTCCCGAGAGGCTGATGCACGACATAGTACAGTCCCAAAGAACTCTAGAATCTTTGAAAAAGCGTAAGCTGGGCGCTGAAGGCAAGGAAGCGGCGGATACGGACAAGAACAAGGAAGAGGAGTGTGAATGTGGTGCGAATTTTGAGTGCAATATATGCTTTGAGGTAGCAAAGGAACCTGTCGTCACACCGTGCGGCCATTTATTCTGTTGGCCGTGTTTGTACCAATGGCTTCATGCCCACTCTGAGCATTCAGAATGCCCTGTGTGTAAAGGAGAGGTTTTAGAAGTGAACGTTACCCCAATTTACGGGCGGGGGGGCTCAGACGCTGGAGTGGAGAAGAAATGTGAAGAAAGCTGGGGCTCGGGCATAAAAATACCTCCTCGACCTCATGCTCATAGGATCGAGAGCTTGAGGCAGCATCTGCAGCGGCCTGTCTCAAGGAGGTTAGCGGAAAGTACGACAATCTCGTGGAGGAGGATTATAGATGATGAGATGCAGATTGGGGCTCATCTCGAAGGGCGCAGTAGGAGTCCTAGGGTGTTGGGAAGGTTTGATGCCGTGCATCCTAGTGTACTAACAAGGCTCAGGCCAAGGAGAACACAAAGGGAAGAAGGGAGCAATTCAGTAAGTCCCCCAAATAATTCTTCGGGCCATGCTAATGGTGGTGGTAGTGGGCAAGCTGAAGCAATCTTGCCATCTGCTactatgtataataataataataacaataataatactGGGATGTTTCGAAGGCTTCCGTCTCCATACATTTATCAGCCTTCAACTTCAAGCACGATGGCTTTTATAGAGGGAAATGTTGCGTCTACTGACGATTCGACGGAGCGGACGGGGGAAGGTTCTTCTAGGTTTGTCAGAAGCAGAGGAGGAAACAGTCCGTCCGTTCCGTTGGATGTGGATGATGCGGAACTTCATACACGAAGAAGGAGGAGGCTGTACTAA